A region of the Chryseobacterium gotjawalense genome:
TTTATCAGTTTGGTAATCCTTATCTCACTAATTTAGATTTGTCTCAAATCGCTGCCGCTGAAACGGATGGTGATGGTAATTATCTCAGCAATATTTACGGAGTGCGATTAGAGGTTTCAGGAGTGCAATTTAAGCCTAATGAAGTAGGTGGATCAACTTCTTATAAAGCAATAACCTTTAATGCAGGAGTTGCAACTGGTGATGTAGATTACCAGGTTATCCGCCCAATGGGTACTTTTGTTATAAAATTAAAAGATAATACAGCTAAGCCCATTCTCGATTTTTCTACCTTGAGAAGGTTTAAATATCATCCAAGATCAGCAGTTACACCATATGCCGTTTCGGCAGCCAAAGGAGCAGGTAATAACTCGACGGTTAAACAACTAGGTATTGTTGGTTTAGATGCAAATGGTAACGAAGTTGAAAGAACTTATTATGTTGTAGGAGAGACCACTGTGTCAGGTAATTCTACTCAGGTAAAAGCTCAAATTGGAGCGCAGGGTGATCAACTTTTTGGCACTTTTGAAGAGGACCCAATCAATGGTGGATATGATAACAGCAATGTTTCGTATTGGTTGTATCTTAACGAAGCAAACGAAAATGATTTCAAAGGGAAAAATATTAAATTGGTGAATTACAATTCAAATATTGTAAGTTTTAAATTTGAAATTAGAGAAAATGCTGAGTTGGTTAATGACGCGACTCATTTATTATCGCAGGGAGAAGGTTTTTATTATAGAAAAGAAACCGAAACGGCAGTGCACCCCATCATACAGAATGCAATCGTAAAAAGTGTTCCGGGAAATTATCAAAATGGTGTAGAATACAATATTTATTATGGTAAGCCTCAAAACACCACGTTGGGTACCGATACCAGTTTGAAAAAAAGCAGCACTATTGTGGTCTTCAATCCAGAGAATGACAACTATTTTGTAATGTTTGATAAAACATGGAAAAATGCAGATATTCAAGTGTATGATATGAGTGGAAAACTTGTACATAATGCTTCTAAAGTTTCAGCGGCAGGGCGTTATGAATTGCCTCTTCAAAGAATTGCGGCGGGTTATATAGTACATGTCACTTCAGAGAAAGGTGAGAAAGTAGTAACCAAAATCCTAAGATAATACAACACAAATTACACAAGATGATGAAAAATATAGTTAAGATATTGGTAACCGCTTTTATTTTCCTTGGCAGTTTTTTATTAAATGCTCAGACACCACCTCCACCAGGTGGCGGTGCTGGAGGAACAACCCCCGAAACAGCGGCAGCACCAATCGATATGTACATTTTTATTTTAGCAGCAGCAGCGATTTTATTTATTGTTCTTTATGCTAAAAAAGTGCAGAGAAAACAAATAGTATAACCTTTTAACAATACTGAGAACTCATTGAATTTGCAATGAGTTTTTTTTTATATTTACATTATGAAAAAAGTAATATTTATTTTGAGTTTGTTGGCTGTCAATTCTTATGAAGCGCAGTTTAAAATCAATGTAGAAGTCCCATCTTCCTTTACTCCAAAAGAAGTATATCTCTATACGCTGAATGGTTCCAAAGATGTTCTAAACAGCAAGGAGATAAAGAAAGGCAATTCATGGCAAATCAATGTCAGTAAACCTTATTCCGGTATGATGAAGCTGTATTTCCCGGAGACGAATGCATCCGTTAATTTTATCTCAGAAAATAAGGATGTTAAAATGAAATTTGAAACTGAGAAAGATAAAATCGTGAATATTGATTACATTGACGAAGCGAATTAT
Encoded here:
- a CDS encoding T9SS type A sorting domain-containing protein is translated as MKKNLFMIGFLALSVTLGAQIVCHVDTGGILYVGKGSLFYNGGGLQMKGNAVFENHGNVMVVGNGTTDVFKTIDAAGADKVETNGGGNFINKLNEPTAYASTNSINPTTPPVYTYGQLFISGIIQSNIKGIVDQEYRQVSHGAYQQIGMPFYSKSASTLNSELGKVFSTVRRSENEILRWNNSRVVFDNLPNLSFKFGEDTKAVTYFSLGGKALDVSSLTRTLKGRPVADVPDADKKVTLENAGDGMFFGVGGSGINEYGGRYNTYLQDGFHIASGGTAWNGDFGKNIYQFGNPYLTNLDLSQIAAAETDGDGNYLSNIYGVRLEVSGVQFKPNEVGGSTSYKAITFNAGVATGDVDYQVIRPMGTFVIKLKDNTAKPILDFSTLRRFKYHPRSAVTPYAVSAAKGAGNNSTVKQLGIVGLDANGNEVERTYYVVGETTVSGNSTQVKAQIGAQGDQLFGTFEEDPINGGYDNSNVSYWLYLNEANENDFKGKNIKLVNYNSNIVSFKFEIRENAELVNDATHLLSQGEGFYYRKETETAVHPIIQNAIVKSVPGNYQNGVEYNIYYGKPQNTTLGTDTSLKKSSTIVVFNPENDNYFVMFDKTWKNADIQVYDMSGKLVHNASKVSAAGRYELPLQRIAAGYIVHVTSEKGEKVVTKILR
- a CDS encoding signal peptidase → MMKNIVKILVTAFIFLGSFLLNAQTPPPPGGGAGGTTPETAAAPIDMYIFILAAAAILFIVLYAKKVQRKQIV